A single window of Pseudarthrobacter psychrotolerans DNA harbors:
- a CDS encoding SGNH/GDSL hydrolase family protein — MGDSFTEGIGDPEPNEPRRLPRWADRVAEELGRSQSDFAYANLAVRGRLLQQIVDQQLAPCLALKPDLVTLSAGGNDLIRPGGDPTPSPKT, encoded by the coding sequence ATGGGAGATTCGTTCACGGAGGGCATCGGCGACCCGGAACCAAACGAGCCCCGGCGGCTTCCGCGGTGGGCGGACCGGGTGGCCGAGGAACTGGGCCGGAGCCAGTCGGACTTCGCCTACGCGAACCTGGCCGTCCGCGGCCGGCTCCTGCAGCAGATCGTGGACCAGCAGCTTGCTCCGTGCCTGGCGCTGAAGCCGGACCTGGTAACACTCTCCGCCGGCGGCAACGATCTCATCAGGCCCGGCGGAGACCCGACGCCCTCGCCGAAAACTTGA